One stretch of Pyxidicoccus xibeiensis DNA includes these proteins:
- a CDS encoding MarR family winged helix-turn-helix transcriptional regulator yields the protein MAKPTEVGALFTELVLEVFRVNGLVLEAGDRLTEPVGLSSARWQILGVVDHEPAPVANVARLMGLTRQSVQQTADALERDGFVEYVENPHHRRAKLIAMTEKGREALRKVEARHATWANRTGAAIDSRALQAALEGLREVRKRLEDDTATTHAGRTGAST from the coding sequence ATGGCGAAGCCTACGGAAGTGGGAGCGCTGTTCACGGAACTGGTGCTCGAGGTGTTTCGGGTCAATGGCCTGGTGCTCGAGGCCGGCGATCGGCTGACCGAACCTGTCGGTCTCAGCAGCGCTCGCTGGCAGATCCTCGGCGTGGTGGACCACGAGCCGGCGCCCGTCGCGAACGTGGCCCGTCTCATGGGGCTCACCCGTCAGAGCGTGCAGCAGACCGCGGACGCGCTGGAGCGGGATGGGTTCGTCGAGTACGTGGAGAACCCCCACCACCGCCGCGCGAAGCTCATCGCAATGACGGAGAAGGGGCGCGAGGCGCTCCGGAAGGTGGAGGCGCGCCATGCGACCTGGGCGAACCGGACCGGCGCGGCCATCGACTCGCGGGCCCTCCAGGCAGCGCTGGAGGGGCTTCGCGAAGTCCGAAAGCGCCTGGAGGACGACACCGCAACAACCCACGCTGGACGGACAGGAGCATCCACATGA